The segment CTTTGATCGGCACGGATAGAAGGTCGTTCCGGGACAATTCCAGGAATTTCCCGAACTGAAAAAAGAGCCACCAAACCCGAGCAGAAAAGCAGCGCACAAGGAGCTTGACAAAAACAGCCTCATAGAAGGCACCGACATTTCCTCGCTTGGGCGTGGTAGGGCACGACTGAAGTCGTGCACTACCACCAAACTCGCCGTCCTCGGCACGACTAAAGTCGTGCCCTTCCACCCCATCCGCTATCCCCAGCACGACTAAAGTCGTGCACTACCCTACCAAGCGATCCGCTCACTCTTCCGGCCAGATTTGTTCCCCGGTCTCAGCATTAAGAATCGTGATGGCATCGGTGGGACAGGAGCGGGCGGCTTCAATGATGGTGTCGTCGTCATTGCCCTCCGGATTCGTGACAATCGCCTTCGACCGCTCGTCCAGGGCAAAGGTTTCAGGCGCGGTCTCAATGCAGTTGCCGGCCGCAATGCACTTGGGACGATTGATGATGATGTTCAGCTTGGTCATGGGTAAATGACTTGACGGTCGATTGGGTTCGGAGACCTCGGTTAATTCCCGAGACAATATTCAACAACATAACGACTAAAGTCGTTACTACGACAGCTTATGCTAAAGGACGCAACGACTGAAGTCGTTACTACGGGATGTTATTCCGCGGCCAGGGCACGATCCACTACCGGGAGGGCGGGAGGACGCGGAAACAGAACTGCTTTCCATTTTCGAAGAGAATCCACCAGGACAATGACGAGCGCGGTCATCATGATCGCGGTCAGGATGGCATCGAGCCAGCCTTGAAATGCAGTCGCCGGATCTCGTGTCAGCGGAATGAAATTGCCGGTGATCGACAACCATCCGGCCGTCATTGTCGTGGTGGCCACAAACGCCAGCGGCAACAGCGTGACCCATGCATACCTCGCACGCTTGGAATTGATAATCACGGTCGTCCCGACGCACAGGGCGATTGACGCCAGCAATTGATTTGAAATTCCAAACATGGGCCAGATCGTGGAGATGGAACCGGTCAAAATAAAATAGGCCCAGGAAAAAACAATCACGGTCGTAGCAATAACACTACCCGGGATCCAGTCCGTTCTCGCCATCGGCTTCCAGGCCTTGCCCAGCAGTTCCTGAAGGATGAATCGGCCGACTCTCGTGCCTGCATCGATCGTCGTGAGGATGAAGAGGGCCTCAAATACAATGGCAAAGTGATACCAGTACGACATCAGATTTCGCAATCCGGGGATCGCGGTGAAGATCTGCGCCATGCCCACGGCCAGCGACACCGCCCCGCCCGTTCGGCCTGCAACTTTTTCTCCGACCTCTGCCTCCAGCATGGGCAGGTTCTTCGGAACCAACTGGTCGGCAATATCGGGGTTGGCCGCCCGAACCGCCGCCATCTTCTGCACCGGGACGTTGATGGTGTAGTAGTCTCCCGTGTACATGGAATTGGCGGCAACCAGGCACACGATCCCGACGATCCCCTCCACCAGCATGGCGCCGTATCCAATGGGACGAATGTGCGATTCCTTGGAAATCATTTTGGGCGTCGTGCCGGATCCGATCAAAGCATGAAAGCCCGAGATGGCGCCACAGGCGATCGTGATAAAGACGAACGGGTACACCTTCCCGGGGATGATTGGACCTCCTCCATGGATGAACTTGGTAAGCGCCGCCATTTTCAAGTCGGGGTGAGCGATCATCACCCCCAGGATGAGCGCCACGACCACGCCAATCTTCATGTATGAGCTGAGATAGTCGCGCGGGGAAAGCAATAGCCAGACCGGCAGCACGGAGGCGATAAAGCCATAGGCCGCCAACAACAAGGTGATCTGAGGATGATTAAACGAGAAGAAGCGTTCCAGCGCTGAGCCGGGGATCCATCGTCCCACAATCAAGGCGACGAGGGTCAGGGTGACGCCGAAGACGGTGGCCGGCATGACCCGTGGTTTCTCCCTCCGAAACATCCACAGGCCCATCACGATGGCGATCGGGATCGTCATGGCAATCGTGAATGTACCCCAGGAGCTTTCCCGAAGGGCATTGACGACCGCCAGTCCCACGCCTGCCATGGCAATCACCACGATCATCAGAATCGCGATTGCCGCTGTGTAACCCGAAAGGGAGGAAATCTCACCGCGCGCAATCTCGGCCAGAGACTTGCCGTCGCGGCGAACCGAGGCATACAGGATAATGATGTCGTGTACCGAGCCGCCCAACACCACCCCGAACACCAGCCACAGTAAACCCGGGAGGTATCCGAACTGCGCCGCCAGGACCGGGCCGATCAGCGGACCCGGCCCGGCAATAGCCGCAAAGTGATGTCCGAACAATACCCATTTGGGAGTGGGGAAATAATTCTGCCCATCGTAGAACCGGTAGGCTGGTGTCTGCCGCAAATCATCCAGCACCGCTACCTTTGTCACAATAAACAAGGAGTAATAGCGGTAGCCGATGGCGATCACGGCGAGGGCGCCAAGAATGATGGGCAGCGCATTCATGGAAACTCAGATGATTAGGATTAATGAGATGGGAGCGCTAAGGAGGATCCCGATTCTGTGGGTCTCATCCGCAGCCGTCTTCGTCGGAGGATTCTCGAGCGACGAGCTCTGCTTCACCTTTTCTAACAAACGACTCCAGACGGCAGAGAAAATCGTCCGAAGCAAAGCACTCCAATTGCGCCTCCAGTTCCCGGTCCAGTGCCTCTTGAAATGCCTCCTCGGAATACTGTACGAGCGATTGTTTCATCAGCCTCAACGGCAGCGGGGCACGCGTGATAATGGACTTTGCAATCGAAACGGACGATGCGGGCAAGTGCTCGGGTGGGACGACCTGGCTGACCAGTCCGATCCGGCAGGCTTCCGCGGCCGTGATCGTCTCCGCAGTAAAAAGCAATTCGCGGGCTTTGGATTCACCGACCAGCCGCGGCAACAAGAACGAAGCGCCAAAGTCCGCATGAACGCCAACCTTGGCAAAAGCCTGGGTAAAGGTGGCGGATTCACTTGCAATGCGGATGTCGCAGGCCATGGCGAGCGAAGCGCCACCTCCGGCGGCGGGCCCGTTCACTGCTGCAATCACCGGCATGGGCATTCGTCTCAGGAGCGTTACAACGCGCCGCCCGCCTTCCAGCAGCCGGCGGAATTCCTCTGTCCGGTTCTCGCGCCGCAAAGCCACAAGATAGTCGAGGTCGGCGCCGGAACAAAAACCGCGCCCCGCCCCTGTCACCAGGACACAACGAATTGTCTTCTCCTCGACCAGAAGCGAAGCAAGCGCCTCCCCCAGCGACTGGATCATCGTCGTGTCGAAGGCATTCAGCTTCGAAGGCCGATTCAGGGTGATCGTGGCGACGCGATCATGCTTTGCGATCAAAATTGATGTTGTCTGGATTGTAACCAATTCACACACCATCCCCACAACTGATGACCAACTCAGCGGAGAACCCATTCACAGAATTGCCGGGGCAAGCATCACACCACGCGAGACGGCACCCTCCGCCCTCAACCTCGTCCGCATCTCCCGTGAAACACCGCCCTCAACCCGGCGGCCATCCATCCCCCAACCCTGATCCCGTCAATGGACCCATGAGGCTCATGGGGCCGGCGTCTCTTCTTCTTCGGGGATACCCAACTGCTTCTTTGCCTCGGGGGACATCATTCTCGGGTGCCAGGGCGGCTCCCACACCACTTCGACGACGCAGTCCTTGACCCCATCGACCGAAGTGAGAATCCGCATCCTCGCATCTTCACTCATCATGACGTGAGAGGGGCATCCGGGTCCGGTGAGCGTCATCTTGACGTGGATCTTTCCCTCTTCATTATTGATATCCACGTCGTAGATGAGCCCCATGTCCACTATATTGATCGGGATCTCCGGATCGTAACAGTTTCTAAGTACCTCCATTACCCTTTCCTTGGTGATCATGGAATTCTCCTCATTTTCTTCCCTGCAAGCGCGCGTGGCATGAAGCGGCGGACGCCCTCACAGAAAGATTCTTACATTTGAAAATTGCCCGAGTTCGACCCATCCGCACAGCATGAAAGATCTATTTCCCTGTGAAAACGGGTTTCCTCTTCTCGAGGTAGGCGCTCAATCCTTCCCGCGAATCCTCGCTCTCAAACAACTCCTGCTGCATCTCCCGCTCAAGCGCGAGTCCTTCGTGAAATCCCACCTCCAGCCCTGAGATGACGCTGCGCTTGATGCGGCCCACGGCCATTGCCGCCTTGTGGGGTGGACAGAAATCCCGGGCATATTGCCTCACGTCATCCCAGAAACTTTCCTTCTCGAACACTTCACTCACTAATCCAAGTCTTTTCGCTTCCTCGAAGGTGATCAGCTTCCCGGTCGCCATCAACTCCAGGGAGCGGGTCCGGCCCAATACGCGGGCGAGCCGTTGGGTCCCTCCCGTTCCTGGCAGGACACCCAGCGAGACCTCAGGAAATCCCAGTTTGCCGGCGCCTTTAGATGCCAGTCGAACATCTGCGGCGAGGGCCACCTCCAGGCCGCCCCCGACACAGTGGCCGTTGAGCGCCGCAATGACCAGTTTGGGGGTCTGCTCCAGCCGGTTGAGGGTCTCATTGGCATGCAGGCAGAAATAATATTTATACGTTGAGGTCATTTTCGAGAGCAGGTCGATATTGGCGCCCGCACAAAAGAATTTCTCCCCGGCTCCCCGTAACACAATTACATGGACGGCATCGTCCATCCGGGCCTCGAGGATCGCGGAGTCGAGCTGCTGCATCAAGGCGTAAGAGTAAGTGTTCGCAGGGGGATCATTCAGTTCGACCACTGCAACCCCGTCCTCCAGGCGATAATCCACTAAGTTCTTTCCCATGTCGAAATTTCCTGTTCCGGCACGCGGGTCAGCCGCAATGAGATCAGTGGGTGGCTTCGGAAAAAGAGATTAGACATCGCGGCACCAAATCTGTCAAGGTACGATGAATCCCCTCCAAAATCGCGACTGACGGTCGCTCGTCTCCTCCTTATGAACCGCTTCCAGCCCTTGCGTACGCCGGAAGAGGTAATCCGAACCCGCTGAAATCAAAAAAATCCCGCACCTCAACTTGACATCGGGGAATCCCAATTTTACTTTTGGATTGAATGCAGCGCTCCAGTGGTTGGAGAGCAAGAATCAAACGTTAGAGTCTTGGAGGTGGAACTATGCTAATTCGATGGGCAGATCCGTTTCGCGACCTGCAGCTGTTTCAGGATCGCATGAATCGTTTATTTGACGAGGCGTTTTCCGGTCCCTCTGGAAGAACGCTCGGTCAAGAGGGGCTTTCCTCATCGTGGTCCCCGGCCGTGGACATTTACGAAACCAACGAGCAACTTTCATTTGCGGTTGAAGTGCCGGGGTTCAAACAGGAAGACCTCTCCATTTCAATTGAGAATGGCGTATTGACCATTCAAGGGGAGCGAAAGTTCGAGGAGAAGAAGGACGAAAAGAATTATCACCGCTTGGAACGGGCTTACGGTCATTTCGCGCGTACCTTCACCCTCCCCGGCAACCTAAACCCCGAGTCGATCAATGCCTCATTGAACGACGGCGTCCTCAGCATCAATATCGCGAAGCGGGAGGAGGCCAAGCCGAAGACGATTCAGATCGGGGTTGGAAGTCCTAAGGAGATCCCATTAAAGGCATCCGCAGCAAAGGGATAATCCTGGGAAGACGCGCCTGAGAAAGGGTGCTCTGTCGATCCAAGCTTTTCGAGCCAAGGGGACTGTCGGTCAAGGCCCGAAGCGCTCTTGCGCCGTGGCGCATAGCCCCACCGGAACTCCTCTTTAGGCCCGGAGGGCTCGAAGAATGTAGCCCCGTCTGAGCCCCGCGCTTTTTCTTTTTGCGGGGCGAGGGCGGGGTACCAATGAGTGAAAATGTAAGAGCCCCGCTGGCGGGGCGAAACATTATATTCAGTTCCACGTATACCGAACGTCCAATTCGATGCCTTGCACCTCGAAAGAACTCGCCCCCTCTTTGTCAAAAGAGATCTTCCGAGGGCGCCCCACTTGCCAGGAAAACATCCAGGGTCCCGACCTCGCTTCGTGAATCCAACCAGTGGAGCTGGGCTCCACCAATTCGTGAAATGGGAAGAGGAACGGGGGACGGAGAGAAACATGGCAGGGAATTGTTGTCAGCGTGGTCCGAAAATCCATTTGGGAGACTCTTGCGCCCCGCCAGCGGGGCTCAGATGTCATGGCGGGACCGCTACCCCACCCTCGCTCCGCCCCGCAAAGAGCGCGGGACGGATCTTCAGGTGGGGCTACATTCGGGCAGCCCTCCGGGCCTAAAGGGACAGCAGCCTTGAATTCTCACCCCCTCGTCACTACTCAGCCGTTCCCCATTAACGCGGGTTCCACCTCGGCGCCGCTTCCATTCCTACTTGTTCTTTACCGGATAGGCCGGGCGCTTCAACTGCTTCGGAGGATTCTTGTTGAGTTCCTCCATGACGACTTGAATCGCCTTTTCCAGTTGCGGGTCACGCCCCTGAATAACATCCGCTGGTGTCTGTTCCACTTCGATGTCCGGCGGGACGCCAACGTTCTCGACCACCCATCCTTCTTCGGTCCAGATCGCGAGGTTGGGTGCGGTCACAAAACCCCCGTCCATCAGAGGCGGAAATCCCAGGATTCCCACCAACCCGCCCCAGGTCCGCTTGCCGATGAGTTTCCCGATATTGAATTTGCGAAACATCCAGGGCAACAGATCGCCCCCCGAGCCGGCCGTCTCGTCGATGAGCATCACCTTCGTGCCCTGTATCGAAGCGGACGGGGTCTTGAGGTCCGCTCCATATCGCATGGCCCAGTAAGCGCTCAAGGGCCGCCGCAGGATGTCGATGTAGTAATCCGCCACCTGGCCCCCCCCATTAAATCGCTCGTCCACGATAATGGCGTCTTTGGAAGACTGCGGGAAGAAGTAGCGTTTAAAGTAGGTATGACCCAGGGTGCTGGTGTTGGGCACGTAGACGTAAGCCACTCGGCCGCCCGTCGCATCATCCACCTTCTTGAGATTTCCTTCCACCCAGTCGCGATTGCGCAAGGCCCCTTCGTTGGCGATGGGGACCACGGAGACGGTGCGAGCGCCGGTGCCATCGGGGTTGGGCCCGACCGTGATCTCAATGATTTTCCCTGAGGTATTTTCGAACCGGCTGTAGAGATCCGTCGGCGGGCGCAAATCCCTCCCTTGCACGGCGAGCAAGTACTCTCCCCCCTTGACGTCCACACCCGGTTCGGTCAGAGGGGACCGGAGTTCCGGATTCCAGTTGAGACCCCCGTACACCTTCTTGAATCGGTAGCGTCCATTCTCGACGGAATAATCGGCGCCCAGCAGTCCGCCCGGGACGTTCTTGGGCTGATAGAGAAAATCTCCGCCGCCGACGCGGTGGTGTCCCACAGAAAGCTCGCTGAACATCCATTGCATCACCCGGTTCAAGTCGCTCCGCGTCGCCACGTGCGGGAGGAACGCCGCGTATTTCTCCCGCATCGCGTTCCAATCCACCCCGTGCATATGGGGATCGTAAAAGTAATCGCGGTTGATTCGCCATGCCTCATTGAATATCTGCTTCCATTCGGCCCGGGGATCGATCAGCACTTCCATCGCGTCCGTGTTCAGCTTTCCCTGCCCCGGCGTGATCTTGCCCGTCGTCGGGACAATGCCGAAGCTCCCCTTCGAAGTATAGAGCAGCTTTTTCTTATCAAAGGA is part of the Terriglobia bacterium genome and harbors:
- a CDS encoding ferredoxin, translated to MTKLNIIINRPKCIAAGNCIETAPETFALDERSKAIVTNPEGNDDDTIIEAARSCPTDAITILNAETGEQIWPEE
- a CDS encoding carbon starvation protein A; amino-acid sequence: MNALPIILGALAVIAIGYRYYSLFIVTKVAVLDDLRQTPAYRFYDGQNYFPTPKWVLFGHHFAAIAGPGPLIGPVLAAQFGYLPGLLWLVFGVVLGGSVHDIIILYASVRRDGKSLAEIARGEISSLSGYTAAIAILMIVVIAMAGVGLAVVNALRESSWGTFTIAMTIPIAIVMGLWMFRREKPRVMPATVFGVTLTLVALIVGRWIPGSALERFFSFNHPQITLLLAAYGFIASVLPVWLLLSPRDYLSSYMKIGVVVALILGVMIAHPDLKMAALTKFIHGGGPIIPGKVYPFVFITIACGAISGFHALIGSGTTPKMISKESHIRPIGYGAMLVEGIVGIVCLVAANSMYTGDYYTINVPVQKMAAVRAANPDIADQLVPKNLPMLEAEVGEKVAGRTGGAVSLAVGMAQIFTAIPGLRNLMSYWYHFAIVFEALFILTTIDAGTRVGRFILQELLGKAWKPMARTDWIPGSVIATTVIVFSWAYFILTGSISTIWPMFGISNQLLASIALCVGTTVIINSKRARYAWVTLLPLAFVATTTMTAGWLSITGNFIPLTRDPATAFQGWLDAILTAIMMTALVIVLVDSLRKWKAVLFPRPPALPVVDRALAAE
- a CDS encoding enoyl-CoA hydratase/isomerase family protein, which produces MIAKHDRVATITLNRPSKLNAFDTTMIQSLGEALASLLVEEKTIRCVLVTGAGRGFCSGADLDYLVALRRENRTEEFRRLLEGGRRVVTLLRRMPMPVIAAVNGPAAGGGASLAMACDIRIASESATFTQAFAKVGVHADFGASFLLPRLVGESKARELLFTAETITAAEACRIGLVSQVVPPEHLPASSVSIAKSIITRAPLPLRLMKQSLVQYSEEAFQEALDRELEAQLECFASDDFLCRLESFVRKGEAELVARESSDEDGCG
- a CDS encoding metal-sulfur cluster assembly factor, giving the protein MITKERVMEVLRNCYDPEIPINIVDMGLIYDVDINNEEGKIHVKMTLTGPGCPSHVMMSEDARMRILTSVDGVKDCVVEVVWEPPWHPRMMSPEAKKQLGIPEEEETPAP
- a CDS encoding enoyl-CoA hydratase/isomerase family protein, translating into MGKNLVDYRLEDGVAVVELNDPPANTYSYALMQQLDSAILEARMDDAVHVIVLRGAGEKFFCAGANIDLLSKMTSTYKYYFCLHANETLNRLEQTPKLVIAALNGHCVGGGLEVALAADVRLASKGAGKLGFPEVSLGVLPGTGGTQRLARVLGRTRSLELMATGKLITFEEAKRLGLVSEVFEKESFWDDVRQYARDFCPPHKAAMAVGRIKRSVISGLEVGFHEGLALEREMQQELFESEDSREGLSAYLEKRKPVFTGK
- a CDS encoding Hsp20/alpha crystallin family protein; its protein translation is MLIRWADPFRDLQLFQDRMNRLFDEAFSGPSGRTLGQEGLSSSWSPAVDIYETNEQLSFAVEVPGFKQEDLSISIENGVLTIQGERKFEEKKDEKNYHRLERAYGHFARTFTLPGNLNPESINASLNDGVLSINIAKREEAKPKTIQIGVGSPKEIPLKASAAKG